One window of Bacteroides sp. AN502(2024) genomic DNA carries:
- the cdaA gene encoding diadenylate cyclase CdaA: MFFEFGIKDFIDILLVAFVLYYTYKLMKASGSIKVFTGILVFILIWLVVTQVLEMKLLGSIFDTLMNVGVIALIVLFQDEIRRFLLTLGSHRHVSALARLFSGSKNESLKHDDIMPVVMACLSMGKQKVGALIVIEHNTPLDEIVRTGELIDAAINQRLIENIFFKNSPLHDGAMVISKKRIKAAGCILPVSHDLNIPKELGLRHRAAMGISQQSDAHAIIVSEETGGISVAYRGQFYLRLNAEELESLLTKEN, from the coding sequence ATGTTTTTTGAGTTTGGCATAAAAGATTTTATCGATATTCTGCTGGTGGCTTTTGTTTTGTACTATACCTATAAACTGATGAAAGCTTCCGGTTCTATTAAGGTATTCACGGGTATTCTGGTTTTCATTCTGATCTGGCTAGTGGTGACACAAGTGCTGGAAATGAAACTGTTGGGTTCTATTTTCGACACATTGATGAATGTGGGTGTGATAGCATTGATTGTGCTTTTTCAAGATGAGATCCGCCGTTTCCTTTTGACTTTAGGATCTCATCGGCATGTCAGTGCATTGGCCCGTCTCTTTAGCGGATCGAAAAACGAGTCGTTGAAGCATGATGATATCATGCCTGTGGTAATGGCCTGTTTGAGTATGGGGAAACAAAAAGTCGGAGCATTGATTGTCATTGAGCATAACACTCCCTTGGATGAAATTGTTCGTACGGGCGAATTGATTGATGCGGCAATCAATCAGCGTTTAATCGAGAATATCTTTTTTAAGAATAGTCCGTTGCACGATGGGGCGATGGTGATCAGCAAAAAACGTATCAAGGCGGCGGGATGCATTCTTCCTGTGTCCCATGATTTGAACATACCGAAGGAGCTTGGCTTGCGACATCGCGCAGCGATGGGGATTTCACAGCAATCGGATGCGCATGCCATTATTGTTTCAGAAGAAACAGGAGGTATCTCCGTAGCCTATCGCGGACAATTCTACCTCCGTCTGAATGCGGAAGAACTGGAAAGTTTGTTGACAAAAGAAAACTGA
- the murF gene encoding UDP-N-acetylmuramoyl-tripeptide--D-alanyl-D-alanine ligase produces MKLAALYQIFLDCQSVTTDSRNCPDGSLFIALKGESFNGNAFAKIALDSGCAFAIIDEAEYAIEGDQRYILVDNCLQTMQQLANYHRRQLGTRVIGITGTNGKTTTKELISSVLCQAHNVLYTLGNLNNHIGVPTTLLRLKPEHDLAVIEMGANHPGEIKFLCEIAEPDYGIITNVGKAHLEGFGSFEGVIKTKGELYDFLRKSTEATTFIHYDNTYLMNIAQGLNLIPYGTEDDLYVNGRIIGNSPYLAFEWKAGKDGERHQVHTQLIGEYNFPNALAAITLGRFFGVEAKKIDEALEGYTPQNNRSQLKKTQDNTLIIDAYNANPTSMMAALQNFRNMTAPHKMLIVGDMRELGAESSAEHQKVVDYIKESGFEKVWLVGEQFAASEHSFKTYANVQEVIKELQADTPQGYTILIKGSNAISLSSTVEYL; encoded by the coding sequence ATGAAACTTGCTGCTCTTTACCAGATTTTTCTGGATTGCCAATCAGTTACTACTGATAGCCGGAACTGCCCGGACGGTTCTTTGTTTATCGCCTTGAAAGGTGAGTCGTTCAACGGTAATGCATTTGCTAAGATAGCACTGGACTCCGGATGCGCATTTGCCATTATCGATGAGGCCGAATATGCCATAGAAGGCGATCAGCGATATATACTTGTAGACAACTGTCTGCAAACAATGCAGCAGCTTGCCAACTATCATCGCCGCCAACTCGGGACACGGGTAATCGGCATTACCGGAACCAACGGAAAGACGACCACCAAAGAATTAATATCCAGCGTTCTCTGCCAAGCTCATAACGTGCTTTATACCTTAGGCAATCTCAACAATCACATCGGTGTGCCGACCACCCTGCTACGACTGAAGCCGGAACATGACCTTGCTGTCATAGAGATGGGCGCCAATCATCCGGGAGAAATCAAGTTTCTTTGCGAAATAGCCGAACCGGATTATGGCATTATCACCAACGTAGGCAAGGCTCACTTGGAAGGATTCGGTTCTTTCGAAGGAGTGATCAAGACCAAAGGAGAATTGTATGATTTCCTTCGTAAGAGTACCGAGGCAACGACCTTCATCCATTATGACAACACCTATTTAATGAATATTGCACAAGGATTGAATTTGATTCCTTATGGAACAGAAGATGATCTCTATGTCAACGGTCGGATTATCGGTAATTCACCTTATCTCGCTTTCGAGTGGAAAGCCGGAAAGGACGGTGAACGCCATCAGGTTCACACACAGTTAATCGGAGAATATAATTTCCCGAATGCCTTGGCTGCCATCACCCTCGGACGTTTCTTCGGAGTGGAAGCAAAGAAGATCGACGAAGCTTTGGAAGGGTATACACCACAAAACAATCGTTCCCAACTTAAAAAGACCCAAGATAACACATTGATTATCGACGCATATAATGCAAACCCGACCAGTATGATGGCTGCCTTGCAAAACTTCCGGAACATGACAGCCCCTCACAAGATGCTCATAGTAGGAGATATGCGCGAACTAGGTGCTGAAAGCTCGGCCGAACATCAGAAAGTAGTTGATTACATCAAAGAAAGTGGTTTTGAGAAAGTATGGCTCGTAGGAGAACAGTTTGCCGCAAGCGAACATTCTTTTAAAACTTACGCCAATGTGCAGGAAGTTATAAAGGAGCTGCAAGCTGACACACCCCAAGGATATACCATTCTTATCAAAGGCTCTAACGCGATCAGCCTTAGCTCGACGGTAGAGTATTTGTAA
- a CDS encoding sodium-dependent transporter, protein MAKNDRANFGSKLGVILASAGSAVGLGNIWRFPYETGNHGGAAFILIYLGCIFLLGLPIMIAEFLIGRRSRANTARAYQKLAPGTHWRWVGRMGVLAGFLILSYYTVVAGWTLEYILEAATNGFAGKNSEEFISSFQQFSSSPWRPVVWLVAFLLITHFIIVKGVEKGIEKSSKIMMPALFIIILILVVCSVALPGAGAGIEFLFRPDFSKVNGNVFLSAMGQAFFSLSLGMGCLCTYASYFSKETNLTKTAFSVGIIDTFVAILAGFIIFPAAFSVGIQPDSGPSLIFITLPNVFQQAFSGVPILAYIFSVMFYALLAMAALTSTISLHEVVTAYLHEEFKLSRGKSARLVTGGCIFLGIFCSLSLGVMNGFTIFGLNMFDLFDFLTAKIMLPLGGLCISLFTGWYLDKKIVWSEVTNNGSLKIPAYKLIIFILKYIAPIAISLIFINELGLINL, encoded by the coding sequence ATGGCAAAAAATGATAGAGCAAACTTTGGCAGTAAATTAGGGGTCATACTCGCTTCGGCCGGCTCTGCGGTCGGACTGGGTAATATATGGAGATTTCCCTATGAAACGGGAAATCATGGAGGTGCGGCATTTATATTGATCTATTTAGGCTGCATCTTTCTTCTGGGACTGCCTATTATGATTGCCGAGTTTCTGATAGGACGCCGTTCGAGAGCCAACACAGCAAGAGCATATCAGAAATTAGCCCCTGGAACACATTGGCGTTGGGTAGGACGCATGGGAGTACTGGCCGGCTTCCTGATACTTAGTTATTATACCGTAGTAGCAGGCTGGACACTTGAATATATTCTTGAAGCTGCGACCAACGGCTTTGCCGGGAAAAACTCCGAAGAGTTCATCTCTTCTTTCCAGCAATTCTCCAGTAGTCCGTGGAGACCGGTTGTATGGTTGGTAGCCTTCCTGCTAATCACTCATTTCATCATCGTGAAAGGAGTGGAAAAAGGAATCGAAAAGTCCTCCAAAATCATGATGCCTGCCTTGTTTATCATTATCCTCATACTGGTAGTTTGCTCGGTTGCTTTGCCGGGAGCCGGTGCAGGCATTGAATTCCTGTTCAGGCCAGACTTTAGCAAAGTGAACGGAAATGTGTTTTTGAGTGCCATGGGACAGGCTTTTTTCTCTTTAAGCTTGGGAATGGGATGTCTTTGTACATACGCCTCCTATTTCAGTAAAGAAACCAACCTAACTAAAACCGCTTTCAGCGTAGGAATCATTGATACTTTTGTAGCGATACTAGCCGGTTTTATCATCTTCCCGGCCGCTTTTTCCGTAGGCATACAACCAGATTCAGGTCCGAGCCTAATCTTTATCACACTGCCTAATGTATTCCAACAGGCATTCAGCGGAGTCCCCATACTGGCATATATATTCTCTGTCATGTTCTACGCGTTGTTGGCGATGGCAGCTTTAACTTCCACCATTTCCCTGCACGAAGTAGTAACCGCTTATTTACATGAGGAGTTCAAGCTTTCCCGTGGGAAATCAGCCAGGTTAGTCACCGGAGGTTGTATTTTCCTAGGAATATTCTGCTCATTATCATTGGGAGTCATGAACGGATTTACGATTTTCGGACTGAATATGTTCGACCTCTTCGACTTCTTAACAGCTAAAATCATGTTACCACTTGGCGGATTGTGTATTTCGCTCTTCACCGGATGGTATCTGGACAAAAAGATCGTATGGTCGGAGGTTACCAATAACGGTTCATTAAAGATACCGGCATACAAACTCATAATCTTTATATTAAAATACATCGCCCCCATCGCCATCTCACTGATATTTATCAATGAACTGGGATTAATCAATCTATAA
- the folP gene encoding dihydropteroate synthase: protein MMKSISPIYINVKGRLLDLATPQVMGILNVTPDSFYSGSRMQTEEDIAARARQILDEGASIIDIGAYSSRPNAENISAEEEMRRLRTGLEILNRNHPEAIISVDTFRADVAEECVKEYGVAIINDIAAGEMDHRMFQTVANLGVPYIMMHMQGTPQNMQKEPSYDNLIKDVFLYFARKVQQLRDLGVKDIILDPGFGFGKTLEHNYELMAHLEEFHIFELPVLVGVSRKSMIYKLLGGTPQDSLNGTTVLDTVALMKGAHILRVHDVREAVEAVRITEKLKIESGYDK from the coding sequence ATGATGAAATCTATATCTCCTATTTATATAAATGTAAAAGGGCGGTTGCTCGATCTTGCTACTCCGCAGGTGATGGGAATTTTGAATGTTACTCCTGATTCTTTTTATTCCGGCAGTCGGATGCAGACTGAAGAAGATATTGCTGCCCGGGCGCGGCAGATACTTGATGAAGGTGCTTCGATTATTGATATAGGAGCTTATTCTTCACGCCCGAATGCTGAAAATATCTCTGCTGAAGAAGAGATGCGAAGACTGCGCACCGGTTTGGAAATTCTGAATCGCAATCATCCCGAAGCTATTATTTCCGTCGATACTTTTCGGGCGGATGTGGCGGAAGAATGTGTGAAAGAATATGGAGTCGCTATTATTAATGACATAGCTGCCGGTGAAATGGATCACCGGATGTTTCAGACAGTCGCCAACTTGGGAGTACCTTATATTATGATGCATATGCAGGGAACTCCCCAGAATATGCAGAAAGAACCGTCTTATGATAACCTGATTAAAGATGTTTTTCTGTATTTCGCTCGTAAGGTACAGCAACTTCGCGACTTGGGAGTGAAAGATATCATTCTCGATCCAGGATTCGGGTTCGGAAAGACATTGGAGCATAATTATGAGCTGATGGCGCATCTGGAAGAGTTTCATATCTTCGAACTTCCCGTTTTAGTGGGAGTTTCGCGGAAATCAATGATTTATAAATTATTGGGAGGAACCCCACAAGATTCATTAAATGGGACAACCGTATTGGATACTGTTGCCTTGATGAAAGGAGCGCACATTCTGCGGGTACATGATGTGCGTGAGGCGGTGGAAGCTGTTCGGATCACGGAGAAATTGAAAATAGAGAGCGGATATGACAAATAA
- a CDS encoding beta-galactosidase encodes MKNRLIALLVLFTVVFFSTAQAQTTARKFEVGKNTFLLDGKPFVVKAAELHYTRIPQAYWEHRIEMCKALGMNTICIYIFWNIHEQEEGTFDFSGQNDIAAFCRAAQKHGMYVIVRPGPYVCAEWEMGGLPWWLLKKKDIALRTLDPYYMERVGIFMKEVGKQLAPLQVNKGGNIIMVQVENEYGSYGIDKPYVAAVRDLVRESGFTDVPLFQCDWSSNFTNNALDDLIWTVNFGTGANIEQQFKKLKELRPETPLMCSEFWSGWFDHWGRKHETRPAKDMVQGIKDMLDRDISFSLYMTHGGTTFGHWGGANNPAYSAMCSSYDYDAPISESGWTTDKFFLLRDLLKNYLPAGETLPEVPAALPVIEIPEFRFHQVAPLFSNLPEAKQTVDIQPMEQFNQGWGTILYRTTLTETTLAGTTLKITEVHDWAQIYADGKLLARLDRRKGEFTTTLPALKKGTQLDILVEAMGRVNFDKSIHDRKGITEKVELIAGNRAKELKNWTVYNFPVDYSFIKNKKYSDEKILPTMPAYYKSTFTLDKVGDTFLDMSTWGKGMVWVNGHAMGRFWEIGPQQTLFMPGCWLKEGENEILVLDLKGPTQASIKGLKKPILDVLREKAPETHRKDGERLKLAGEKVAHEGAFTPGNGWQEIRFATPVKGRYFCLEALAPQANDNIAAIAELDVLGADGKPVSREHWKIRYADSEETRSGNRTADKIFDLQESTFWMTVDNVPYPHQLVIDLSKVENVTGFRYLPRAEKNYPGMIKEYRVYVKPADFKSVFQ; translated from the coding sequence ATGAAAAACAGATTGATTGCTTTACTGGTACTTTTTACAGTTGTTTTCTTTAGTACTGCACAGGCGCAAACTACTGCACGGAAGTTTGAGGTAGGCAAGAATACATTCTTGCTGGATGGAAAACCGTTTGTGGTAAAGGCTGCCGAGTTGCACTACACCCGCATCCCGCAAGCTTATTGGGAGCATCGCATTGAGATGTGCAAGGCATTAGGCATGAATACTATTTGTATTTATATTTTCTGGAATATCCATGAACAGGAAGAAGGTACGTTCGATTTTTCCGGTCAGAATGATATTGCTGCTTTCTGCCGTGCGGCACAGAAACACGGTATGTATGTCATTGTTCGTCCCGGTCCGTATGTATGTGCGGAGTGGGAGATGGGAGGACTTCCCTGGTGGTTGTTGAAGAAAAAAGATATAGCCTTGCGTACGCTCGATCCTTATTATATGGAACGAGTAGGCATCTTTATGAAAGAAGTAGGCAAGCAACTGGCTCCGCTGCAAGTGAATAAAGGGGGAAACATCATCATGGTGCAGGTTGAGAATGAGTACGGTTCTTATGGAATCGACAAACCTTATGTTGCTGCCGTGCGCGACCTGGTTCGTGAATCCGGTTTTACCGATGTACCTCTGTTTCAATGTGACTGGAGCAGTAACTTCACCAATAACGCGCTCGATGACCTGATTTGGACCGTGAATTTCGGAACGGGTGCCAATATCGAACAGCAATTTAAAAAGCTCAAGGAGCTTCGTCCTGAGACTCCATTGATGTGTAGCGAGTTCTGGAGCGGATGGTTCGACCACTGGGGACGCAAGCATGAGACACGTCCTGCAAAAGATATGGTACAGGGCATCAAGGATATGCTCGACCGGGACATCTCTTTCAGTCTCTATATGACTCACGGAGGAACGACTTTCGGACATTGGGGAGGTGCGAATAACCCGGCTTACTCTGCTATGTGCAGCTCATACGATTATGATGCTCCGATTAGCGAATCCGGATGGACCACCGACAAGTTTTTCTTGCTTCGTGACTTGTTGAAGAACTATCTTCCGGCAGGTGAGACATTGCCTGAAGTGCCCGCAGCTTTGCCTGTTATTGAAATCCCCGAGTTTCGCTTCCATCAAGTGGCTCCGCTTTTCTCGAATCTGCCGGAGGCAAAACAAACGGTGGATATTCAACCGATGGAACAATTCAATCAGGGATGGGGAACGATTCTGTATCGCACCACATTGACTGAAACTACTCTTGCTGGTACCACTTTGAAAATTACGGAAGTGCACGATTGGGCGCAGATATATGCCGACGGTAAACTCCTGGCACGTTTGGACCGTCGTAAAGGAGAGTTTACAACGACCTTACCTGCACTGAAAAAAGGTACACAACTGGATATTCTTGTGGAAGCAATGGGTCGTGTTAACTTTGACAAATCCATCCACGATCGCAAAGGAATAACCGAAAAGGTGGAACTTATTGCGGGTAACCGGGCTAAGGAATTGAAAAACTGGACCGTATATAACTTCCCGGTAGATTATTCCTTTATAAAAAATAAGAAATACAGCGATGAAAAGATATTACCGACTATGCCTGCCTATTACAAGAGTACCTTCACATTGGATAAAGTAGGAGATACTTTTCTGGATATGAGCACATGGGGGAAAGGCATGGTTTGGGTGAACGGTCATGCAATGGGGCGTTTTTGGGAGATCGGTCCGCAGCAGACTCTCTTTATGCCGGGTTGCTGGTTGAAAGAAGGAGAGAATGAAATTCTTGTTCTGGATTTGAAAGGTCCTACCCAAGCTTCCATCAAAGGTTTGAAGAAACCAATTCTCGATGTGCTTCGTGAAAAAGCTCCCGAAACACACCGCAAGGATGGAGAAAGGCTGAAACTGGCGGGTGAGAAAGTGGCTCACGAAGGGGCTTTCACTCCAGGCAACGGCTGGCAGGAGATACGATTTGCCACTCCGGTGAAAGGACGTTATTTCTGTCTGGAAGCACTTGCTCCGCAAGCAAATGATAACATCGCAGCGATAGCAGAGCTTGATGTCTTGGGAGCTGATGGTAAGCCGGTATCCCGCGAACATTGGAAGATTCGTTATGCCGATAGTGAAGAAACACGTAGTGGCAACCGTACTGCCGACAAGATATTCGACTTGCAGGAATCCACTTTCTGGATGACAGTGGACAACGTTCCTTATCCTCATCAATTGGTGATTGACTTGAGCAAAGTGGAAAACGTGACCGGTTTCCGCTATCTGCCCCGTGCCGAAAAGAATTATCCGGGCATGATTAAGGAGTATCGCGTATATGTGAAACCGGCGGATTTCAAATCTGTGTTTCAATAA